The nucleotide sequence ATGGTGCAACGAAATTCGTTAAGGGTGATGCAATCGCCTCAATCATTATGGTTGGCATTAACTTACTGTTCGGTATGATCATCGGTATGCTACAGATGGAGCTAAGCTTCGGTGAAGCCGCATCGAAATATTCGATGCTGACAGTCGGTGACGGACTTGTATCGCAAATTCCGGCATTATTAATTTCCACTGCAACAGGTATTGTTGTAACACGTGCTGCTTCAAAAGGAAATCTAGGTTCAGATATTACAGCTCAGTTATTTGCACAATCCAAGCTTCTGTATGTAGCTGCAGGTACAATCCTTCTGCTCGGGTTATTCACACCGATTCCGGACTGGATTACAATTCCAATTGCGATCGCATTAGCGGCAGGCGCATTCTTAATGGATCGTAAAAAGGAAGAAACGCCGGAAGAGATTATGGAGTTCGAAGAGGAAGTTGCTTCTGATACGATGAAAAGTCCGGAAAATGTTATTAATTTATTGAATGTCGATCCGATAGAGTTCGAATTTGGCTACGGATTAATTCCGTTAGTGGATGCCGCGCAAGGTGGGGATTTACTGGACCGAGTAGTTATGATCCGTCGTCAGCTTGCTTTGGAGCTAGGGATTGTAATACCGATTGTCCGTATCCGTGACAATATCCAGCTGCAGCCAAATGAGTACCGGATTAAAATAAAGGGAAATGAAATGGCACGAGGTGAATTATTGCTGGATCATTATTTAGCAATGAGTCCAGGGGATGATAATTCGATCGATGGTATTGATACAATCGAGCCATCATTTGGATTACCTGCTAAGTGGATTACAGAAGCAGTAAAAGAGGATGCCGAAATGTTCGGCTATACAGTTGTCGATCCGCCAAGTGTTGTTTCGACACATTTAACCGAAATTATCCGTGCAAATGCGCACGATCTGCTTGGCCGTCAAGAGACGAAGCAGCTGATCGATCACTTACGCGAAACCCATGCGATTTTAGTGGACGATTTAATTCCAACACCATTATCAATAGGGGAAGTACAAAAAGTATTGGCAAAACTATTGCGTGAAAATGTTTCTATACGAAACTTGCCAATCATTTTTGAAACATTGGCAGATTACGCAAAGCTTACTAGTGATCCTGATATTTTAACAGAGTATGTGAGACAGGCGTTGGCTAGACAAATCACATCTCAATTTATTAATGGTCAACAAGCATTGAAAGTTATCACAGTATCTGCAAAAGTAGAAAAACTTGTAGCTGACAGCATACAGCAAACAGACCACGGAAACTATTTAGCAATGGATCCGCAGCAGTCGCAATTCGTATTGGAAGCTATTGCAAAAGAAGTGGAGCGTGTTTCCTATACAGAACAGTCGCCAATTATTTTATGTTCGCCAGCTGTGCGACTTTATATAAGACAGTTAACAGAACGTTATTTCCCGCAAGTACCGATTCTTTCATATAACGAATTGGATGCAGCCGTTGAAATTCAAAGTGTAGGGGTGGTGAATGTTGAATGAAGATGAAAAAATACAATGCACCTTCCATTGCTGAGGCAATGAAACAAATTCGCGCCGATTTAGGGGAAGATGCGGTTATTCTGAATTCGAAAGTCGTCGTGACGAAAAAGTTTTTCGGATTAGTAAAAAATAAAAGCTATGAAGTCGTGGCAGGATATGACCAATTGGAAAAGAAACCTTCATTGCCGTCTTTAGAAGACATTCCGACATTTGCGCCGCAAGTGAAGGAGGAAGGAATCCGCGAAGCAGCTTCGTCTGTGGAACAGCATAAAAAAGTTCCGCAAGGCGATTCTGCCAGCATGCCTGAAAACCTGATAAAAGAAATTGCCGATTTAAAATCGATGATGCAATCGATGCAACGTATGTCGGTACAATCTCAATATCCTGATGAACTCTTACCATTTATCGACTTTCTACGTGAGCAGGAACTTGGAGAGGAGCTTATCACAAAAATCAGTGATGAGCTTTTTATGTATTATAACGAGCATGGCAAGCAAATCACATGGAACGATATGCAGGAAGTTGCCAAAGACTATTTAAGAAAAGAATTGTATGACTTGCCGATCAGCGGAATTTCATATGAGAAAAAATACATTAATGTGTTAGGTCCAACAGGTGTTGGAAAAACGACAACGATTGCGAAAATGGCAGCACGCGCAGTCCTAGAAAAGAAAAAGAAAATCGGCTTTATTACGACAGACACGTATCGTATCGCAGCAATCGAACAATTGAAAACGTATGCTGCATTGCTGCAGGCACCTGTACAAATTGTTTATAATGCAACAGATTATGCTGAGGCGATTAAAAAGTTTGATCATTTGGATTTAATTTTTATTGATACGGCCGGAAGAAACTACAAAGAAGCGAAATATGTAGATGATTTAAAATCCTTAATACAATTTAGCGAACAAGTAGAATCCTACT is from Solibacillus isronensis and encodes:
- the flhA gene encoding flagellar biosynthesis protein FlhA, with translation MQIRDIGVLAAVIMVVAMLIIPLPHWLLSFLIIINITFALLVLLTSMNMKEALDFSIFPTVILLLTLFRLALSVSTTRAILAEGDAGKVVETFGNFVTGGNILVGLVIFLLLVIIQFIVITKGSERVAEVAARFTLDAMPGKQMSIDADLNAGMISEKEARERREKVSGEADFYGAMDGATKFVKGDAIASIIMVGINLLFGMIIGMLQMELSFGEAASKYSMLTVGDGLVSQIPALLISTATGIVVTRAASKGNLGSDITAQLFAQSKLLYVAAGTILLLGLFTPIPDWITIPIAIALAAGAFLMDRKKEETPEEIMEFEEEVASDTMKSPENVINLLNVDPIEFEFGYGLIPLVDAAQGGDLLDRVVMIRRQLALELGIVIPIVRIRDNIQLQPNEYRIKIKGNEMARGELLLDHYLAMSPGDDNSIDGIDTIEPSFGLPAKWITEAVKEDAEMFGYTVVDPPSVVSTHLTEIIRANAHDLLGRQETKQLIDHLRETHAILVDDLIPTPLSIGEVQKVLAKLLRENVSIRNLPIIFETLADYAKLTSDPDILTEYVRQALARQITSQFINGQQALKVITVSAKVEKLVADSIQQTDHGNYLAMDPQQSQFVLEAIAKEVERVSYTEQSPIILCSPAVRLYIRQLTERYFPQVPILSYNELDAAVEIQSVGVVNVE
- the flhF gene encoding flagellar biosynthesis protein FlhF, giving the protein MKMKKYNAPSIAEAMKQIRADLGEDAVILNSKVVVTKKFFGLVKNKSYEVVAGYDQLEKKPSLPSLEDIPTFAPQVKEEGIREAASSVEQHKKVPQGDSASMPENLIKEIADLKSMMQSMQRMSVQSQYPDELLPFIDFLREQELGEELITKISDELFMYYNEHGKQITWNDMQEVAKDYLRKELYDLPISGISYEKKYINVLGPTGVGKTTTIAKMAARAVLEKKKKIGFITTDTYRIAAIEQLKTYAALLQAPVQIVYNATDYAEAIKKFDHLDLIFIDTAGRNYKEAKYVDDLKSLIQFSEQVESYLVLSLTSKQKDLEAIIEQFTNLHIEKFIFTKLDETNSIGTMFNLMIKYNKGLAYYTNGQEVPEDIEQPNSDNLLELFFKENSDERSS